In Papaver somniferum cultivar HN1 chromosome 1, ASM357369v1, whole genome shotgun sequence, a genomic segment contains:
- the LOC113338929 gene encoding cytochrome c oxidase assembly factor 5-like: MSKSCKGLAMELVKCLSETDCIKVEKRSYKECAGEKCPSISAECIGLRETYFNCKRGQVDMRARIRGNKGY, encoded by the exons atgtcaaAGTCTTGCAAAGGGTTAGCGATGGAACTAGTCAAGTGCTTAAGTGAAACTGACTGTATTAAG GTTGAGAAGAGATCATACAAAGAATGTGCTGGTGAGAAGTGTCCATCTATTTCAGCTGAGTGTATTGGGTTAAGAGAGACTTATTTCAATTGCAAAAGAGGCCAG GTTGATATGAGAGCTAGAATTCGTGGAAACAAGGGCTACTAG
- the LOC113273241 gene encoding bidirectional sugar transporter SWEET7b-like, giving the protein MVNTDLIDSLGIIGNIISFGLFISPAPTFYQIIKKGTVEDFSPNPYLAGVLNCLLWVLYGLPFVHPHGALIVAINGIGLMIELTYVCIFIKYATEKGRRYVMTMLAGVAVFNITAVLFTLLVENRFTTIGILCAAVNMMMYVMPLDNLPQVYETKSSQYMPKYLLLFNALNGGCQLVLALLRLDIFLVVTSGFGFLLGLIQIGVWWWYNNTQPMEEVDDGDWVDVSHSILKDSVKKTNSMVKNE; this is encoded by the coding sequence ATGGTTAATACAGATCTGATCGATAGCCTCGGAATTATAGGTAACATCATATCTTTTGGTTTGTTTATTTCGCCAGCACCTACGTTTTATCAAATTATCAAAAAAGGAACAGTAGAGGACTTTTCTCCAAATCCTTATTTAGCTGGAGTTCTGAATTGTCTACTATGGGTTCTCTATGGTTTACCTTTTGTTCATCCACATGGTGCTCTTATCGTTGCAATTAACGGTATCGGTCTTATGATTGAACTCACCTACGTTTGCATATTCATAAAATATGCAACCGAGAAAGGAAGGCGTTATGTGATGACAATGTTGGCTGGTGTAGCTGTTTTCAACATTACAGCAGTGCTGTTCACTCTGCTGGTGGAGAACAGATTCACGACAATCGGAATTTTGTGCGCCGCAGTCAACATGATGATGTATGTTATGCCACTCGACAATCTGCCTCAGGTTTATGAAACAAAGAGCAGCCAGTATATGCCGAAATACCTTCTGCTTTTCAATGCTCTAAACGGTGGGTGTCAGTTAGTTTTAGCACTTCTCCGTTTGGATATCTTTTTAGTGGTAACTAGTGGGTTCGGATTTcttcttggtttaatccaaatcGGAGTATGGTGGTGGTACAACAACACACAGCCAATGGAGGAGGTAGACGATGGAGATTGGGTTGATGTCTCTCATTCCATTCTCAAAGACTCGGTTAAGAAAACTAATTCCATGGTGAAAAACGAATGA